From the genome of Candidatus Paceibacterota bacterium, one region includes:
- the rpsU gene encoding 30S ribosomal protein S21, giving the protein MTEIKLRKGESVDKALRRLKKKLDREGTLRTVRSHRHFEKPSEKRRRKEKAARFSAMLSARYADM; this is encoded by the coding sequence TTGACCGAGATTAAACTTAGAAAGGGCGAGTCAGTGGACAAAGCGCTGCGGCGGCTGAAAAAGAAGCTGGACCGCGAAGGCACTTTGCGGACCGTGCGCAGCCATCGGCATTTCGAAAAGCCGAGCGAGAAGCGCCGGCGCAAAGAGAAGGCAGCGCGGTTTTCCGCCATGCTCAGCGCCCGCTACGCGGATATGTGA
- a CDS encoding APC family permease: protein MQSTTPSPEKNFLKGLGLLDSTMLVAGSMIGSGIFIVSADIARQVGSAGGLLAVWLVTGLLTVSAALCYGELAAMMPRAGGQYIYLREAYSPLWGFLYGWTLFLVIQTGTIAAVAVAFARFFGVVAPAISPTAWIVPPINLSANYALSLSTQQLAAILIIVLLSYINSRGLRIGKLIQNFFTSTKTLCLIALILIGLLLARDPDAIKANFSDLWTPRGVTPVNADLPFIATVSAAGGAFGLLIAFCVAQVGSLFSSDAWHNITFTAAEVKDPRRQIPLSLAAGTGLVITLYLLANLAYLCLLPLDRIQNAPDDRVATAAMETVFSGAGPAIMAVAIMVATFGCNNGLILAGARVYYAMARDGLFFKAAGRLNDRSVPGIGLALQCLWACLLMLPRTRLRDAAGAPRLDPLTGAEHYGNLYSNLLDYVVFAVLIFYTLTICGLFVLRRKRPAAPRPYRAFGYPIVPALYVLTAGTILLVLLLYKTQTTWPGLLLVLAGLPVYFLWRRPAHEQPAPTRDE from the coding sequence ATGCAAAGCACGACACCCTCGCCTGAGAAGAACTTCCTGAAGGGCCTTGGCCTGCTGGACTCGACCATGCTCGTCGCCGGCTCCATGATCGGCTCGGGCATCTTCATCGTCTCGGCCGACATCGCCCGCCAGGTCGGCTCCGCCGGCGGGCTGCTGGCAGTGTGGCTGGTCACCGGGCTCCTGACCGTCAGCGCGGCGCTTTGCTACGGCGAGCTGGCCGCCATGATGCCGCGTGCCGGCGGCCAATACATCTACCTCCGCGAGGCTTACAGTCCGCTCTGGGGCTTCCTTTACGGCTGGACGTTGTTCCTCGTGATCCAGACCGGCACCATTGCCGCCGTCGCCGTGGCCTTCGCCCGCTTCTTCGGCGTCGTGGCCCCGGCCATCTCGCCCACGGCCTGGATCGTCCCGCCCATCAATCTCTCGGCCAACTACGCCCTGAGCCTCTCCACGCAGCAGCTCGCCGCCATCCTGATCATCGTGCTGCTCAGCTACATCAACTCGCGCGGCCTGCGCATCGGCAAGCTCATCCAGAACTTCTTCACCTCCACCAAAACCCTATGCCTCATCGCCCTGATCCTCATCGGCCTGCTCCTGGCGCGCGATCCGGACGCCATTAAAGCCAACTTCAGCGACCTGTGGACGCCCCGCGGCGTAACCCCCGTCAACGCGGACCTGCCCTTCATCGCCACCGTCTCCGCCGCCGGCGGCGCTTTCGGCCTGCTGATCGCGTTTTGCGTCGCCCAGGTCGGCTCGCTCTTCTCCTCGGACGCCTGGCACAACATCACCTTCACCGCCGCCGAGGTGAAAGACCCCCGCCGCCAAATACCGCTCTCCCTGGCTGCGGGCACCGGCCTGGTGATCACCCTCTACCTGCTGGCCAACCTGGCTTACCTCTGTCTGCTGCCGCTGGATCGGATTCAGAATGCCCCCGACGACCGCGTCGCCACCGCCGCCATGGAAACGGTCTTCAGCGGCGCCGGCCCGGCGATTATGGCGGTGGCGATCATGGTCGCCACCTTCGGCTGCAACAACGGCCTCATCCTGGCGGGCGCCCGCGTCTACTACGCCATGGCCCGGGACGGCCTGTTCTTCAAAGCCGCCGGCAGGCTCAACGACCGCAGCGTACCCGGCATCGGGCTGGCCCTGCAATGCCTCTGGGCCTGCCTGCTCATGCTGCCGCGCACCCGCCTGCGCGACGCCGCCGGCGCGCCCCGGCTCGACCCCCTCACCGGCGCCGAGCATTACGGCAACCTCTACAGCAACCTCCTCGACTACGTCGTGTTCGCCGTCCTTATCTTCTACACGCTGACCATCTGCGGCCTGTTCGTCCTCCGCCGCAAACGGCCGGCAGCCCCGCGTCCCTATCGCGCCTTCGGCTACCCTATTGTCCCCGCCCTCTACGTCCTCACCGCCGGCACCATCCTGCTGGTGCTGCTGCTCTACAAGACGCAAACGACCTGGCCCGGCCTGCTGCTCGTGCTGGCCGGCCTGCCGGTCTATTTCCTCTGGCGCCGCCCAGCCCACGAACAGCCGGCCCCCACCCGCGACGAGTAA
- a CDS encoding VWA domain-containing protein has protein sequence MNLQFTHPHYLLLLAPALAWVIWLAWKSDTQASPWRRWAALSIRLVVLGALVLALAGLQWLRPVEGMNVFFALDRSDSIPSPQQEAARELVNRISSEKKKRDRAGVVVFGADASIESSPNLAVDLQKIYAVVGTERSDLAAAIRLATAAFPETGQKRLVLMSDGNENVGDALSAVLAAKPLGVSVDVVPMGVARVNDVSVQKLQVPAKLKEGQVFEVKIFVQADRATSANVRLHRDDQFLGGQKVELSAGKNLFTFPQTLTNPGFFKYDVQVDTPGDPLPQNNRATSFATVRGQPTILIVSADPDQDQQLAAALRSPTLTVRLVGLKDFPATLAEMQSYDALFISNLAAGDLGLDRQRLLESAVRDFGVGLVCVGGDQTYAAGGYRGTPLEATLPVSMELDSKKVLPSGAVVLVMHGMEFANGNEVARQCAQGVLATLGPTDEMGIVLWDGTERWLFPLQKAADKKALSAQIAGMNQGDLGSFAGVLQMAQGALNKSTSHLKHIIVFSDGDPAAPTPALMQSIVSDRITVSSVLISGHSPPDTMEAIAAQGNGQFYNVISPDDLPQIFIKETAVILKSAIYEEPFQPQVRAASEAVRGIGQAEYPKLLGYVATTPKPRAEIPLWTDKGDPLLAHWQYGLGRAVAFTSDAKARWARLWLNWEQYRQFWSQVGQWSMRRLENADFTTEVTADKGEGLINVEALDSEGNFRNFLNLQAAVVSPKGERQTVRLEQTGPGHYEARFPTKEVGAYLLNLMDVKDGQVRGSQVIGTSINYSPEFSAAAPNLNLLRRIAESGGGKLLDPAAPTVNPFLHDRQKTFQPRDLWESLLQLAIILFTLDVGVRRIQIDRDEWLRATQTLRRWLFFWRGAPRPPETQESLAALLARRHQVRSQYSAPAPEPSPDLFRPEQAPTVPLPGEAATAPPPSQPAGAPAQPSGPPEDQPASTASRLLAAKRRAQRRK, from the coding sequence ATGAACCTCCAGTTCACACACCCTCATTACCTGCTGCTGCTGGCCCCGGCGCTGGCGTGGGTGATCTGGCTGGCCTGGAAGTCCGACACGCAGGCCAGCCCCTGGCGGCGGTGGGCCGCGCTGAGCATCCGCCTGGTCGTCCTGGGCGCCCTCGTGCTCGCGCTCGCCGGCCTGCAATGGCTGCGGCCAGTGGAAGGCATGAACGTCTTCTTCGCGCTCGATCGCTCGGACAGCATCCCCTCCCCTCAACAGGAAGCCGCCCGGGAATTGGTCAACCGCATCTCCAGCGAGAAAAAGAAGCGAGACCGAGCCGGCGTGGTCGTCTTCGGCGCCGACGCCAGCATCGAATCCTCGCCCAATTTGGCGGTGGACCTGCAGAAGATCTATGCCGTGGTGGGCACCGAACGAAGCGACCTGGCGGCCGCCATCCGGCTGGCCACCGCCGCCTTCCCCGAGACCGGCCAGAAGCGCCTGGTGCTCATGTCCGACGGCAACGAGAACGTCGGCGACGCCCTGAGCGCCGTGCTGGCCGCCAAACCGCTCGGCGTGAGCGTGGATGTCGTGCCGATGGGCGTGGCGCGCGTCAACGATGTGTCAGTGCAGAAACTACAGGTGCCGGCCAAACTGAAGGAGGGGCAGGTCTTCGAGGTCAAGATCTTCGTTCAGGCCGACCGAGCCACCTCCGCCAACGTGCGGCTCCATCGCGACGACCAGTTCCTCGGCGGCCAGAAGGTCGAATTGTCCGCCGGCAAAAACCTGTTCACGTTCCCCCAAACGCTGACCAATCCCGGCTTCTTCAAATACGACGTGCAGGTGGACACCCCCGGCGACCCGCTCCCCCAGAACAACCGCGCCACCAGCTTCGCCACCGTGCGCGGCCAGCCGACCATCCTGATCGTCTCGGCCGACCCCGACCAGGACCAGCAGCTTGCCGCCGCCCTGAGGTCTCCCACCCTGACCGTCAGGCTGGTCGGCCTGAAAGACTTCCCCGCCACGCTCGCCGAAATGCAGAGCTACGATGCCCTTTTCATCAGCAACCTCGCCGCCGGCGATCTGGGGCTCGACCGCCAGCGGCTGCTCGAAAGCGCCGTGCGCGACTTCGGCGTCGGCCTGGTCTGCGTGGGCGGCGACCAGACTTACGCAGCGGGCGGCTACCGCGGCACTCCCCTGGAGGCCACCCTGCCGGTCAGCATGGAACTGGACAGCAAGAAGGTCCTGCCCAGCGGCGCGGTGGTGCTGGTCATGCACGGCATGGAATTCGCCAACGGCAATGAAGTCGCCCGCCAGTGTGCCCAAGGCGTGCTGGCCACGCTCGGTCCCACCGACGAAATGGGCATCGTGCTATGGGATGGCACGGAGCGCTGGTTGTTTCCGCTGCAGAAGGCGGCCGACAAGAAGGCCCTCTCGGCCCAGATCGCCGGCATGAACCAGGGCGACCTCGGCAGCTTCGCGGGAGTGCTGCAGATGGCCCAGGGTGCGCTCAACAAATCCACCTCCCATCTCAAGCACATCATTGTCTTCAGCGACGGCGATCCTGCCGCGCCAACCCCGGCCCTCATGCAGTCCATCGTCAGCGACCGCATCACAGTCAGCAGCGTCCTGATCTCGGGCCATTCGCCGCCCGACACCATGGAAGCGATAGCCGCCCAGGGCAACGGCCAGTTCTACAATGTCATTTCGCCCGACGATCTCCCCCAGATCTTCATCAAGGAAACCGCTGTAATCCTCAAGTCCGCCATCTACGAAGAGCCCTTCCAACCGCAAGTGCGGGCTGCCAGCGAGGCGGTGCGCGGCATCGGCCAGGCCGAATACCCGAAACTGCTCGGCTACGTCGCCACGACGCCCAAGCCCCGCGCCGAGATCCCCTTGTGGACGGACAAAGGCGACCCCCTGCTGGCCCATTGGCAGTATGGCCTTGGCCGTGCCGTGGCCTTCACATCCGACGCCAAAGCCCGCTGGGCCCGCCTCTGGCTCAACTGGGAACAGTATCGCCAGTTCTGGTCCCAGGTCGGGCAATGGAGCATGCGCCGCCTGGAAAACGCCGACTTCACCACCGAAGTCACCGCCGACAAGGGCGAGGGCCTGATTAACGTCGAGGCGCTGGACAGCGAGGGCAACTTCCGCAACTTCCTCAACCTGCAGGCCGCTGTCGTCAGCCCCAAAGGCGAGCGCCAAACGGTGCGGCTCGAACAGACCGGCCCCGGCCATTACGAAGCGCGCTTCCCCACCAAAGAGGTCGGCGCCTACCTGCTCAACCTGATGGATGTCAAAGACGGCCAGGTGCGCGGCTCGCAGGTCATCGGCACCAGCATTAATTACTCGCCCGAATTCAGCGCCGCGGCGCCCAACCTGAATCTGCTGCGCCGCATCGCCGAATCCGGTGGCGGCAAACTGCTGGACCCCGCCGCCCCCACCGTCAATCCCTTCCTCCATGACCGGCAGAAAACCTTCCAGCCGCGCGACCTCTGGGAATCGCTGCTCCAATTGGCCATCATCCTTTTCACGCTGGATGTCGGCGTGCGGCGCATTCAGATAGACCGCGACGAGTGGCTGCGAGCCACGCAAACCCTGCGCCGCTGGCTCTTCTTCTGGCGCGGCGCCCCGCGCCCCCCGGAAACCCAGGAGTCCCTGGCCGCGCTGCTGGCCCGCCGCCACCAGGTGCGCTCGCAATACTCCGCTCCCGCCCCCGAGCCCAGCCCCGACCTGTTCCGCCCCGAACAGGCGCCCACCGTCCCTTTGCCGGGCGAAGCCGCAACCGCTCCGCCACCGTCTCAGCCCGCGGGCGCGCCGGCCCAACCCTCCGGGCCACCCGAAGATCAACCGGCCAGCACCGCCAGCCGCCTGCTTGCGGCCAAACGCCGCGCCCAAAGACGCAAGTGA
- a CDS encoding 6-bladed beta-propeller: protein MNWLLLKNSLLVGGLTTLLAASFGFAAALWLAGLEARWRNRLLAVAVTALALPPFLATNCWLHYLGLAGVWRAWLPLNIVSLGGTVWILSLLTWPLTLLLVLAAWQRLEPAQLESDVAVSGWWLVRGLLWPLGRAALAQAAVLTFVLALNNFAVPAILQVKVLPAEIWVRFNTTFDTPGALWQSWPLVLAPLLLLLGFARRELPWPRTQGAVSARLFRQQLGPRWFWCCGAGTVVICLLSVGLPVYQLASVKRTWTELGGALAAGQGALWNSFTCAALSATLVVALGLAAGLQSLTPRSRCSGNPCNPFNSVNSLLGYLAWLPFLLSGVLLGIVLIALLNRPWFSLLYQSAGIVILAFVIRYLALGWNSVAHALRTVDTDLTDAARLVGATRWQMLRHAQWPQIAPQVAASWYVVFLLCLWDVESMVLVVPPGGETLALRIFNLLHYGHNAQVNALCLTLLALAVTPLLAWAVWRTARGAWCVIACSAALALTGCAPNAPSNEVSLQSQLFQRARIIGSRGVGAGEFSKPRSVAVDAQDNLYVADMTGRVQKFSSNGVYQLSWQMPLTDLGKPKGMGRDRDGNILVVEPHYQRVNVFSPLGQLLAQWGKPGTNAGEFTWPRAIAVNSRREALVSEYGLVERVQRFADRGKQLLACFGRAGNGPGEFNRPEGLCVDAQDRFYVADSCNHRVQVFGSDGQFLRAYGKAGQGKGELSYPYDICVDAAGRQYICEFGNSRIQVFDANGQPLEIIGGPGAAPGQFSNPWGVALDSAGNLYVADSQNHRVQKLMRR, encoded by the coding sequence GTGAACTGGCTGCTGCTGAAGAACAGTTTGCTGGTAGGCGGGCTAACGACGCTGCTGGCGGCGAGTTTTGGCTTCGCGGCAGCGCTCTGGTTGGCAGGGCTCGAAGCCCGTTGGCGCAATCGCCTGCTGGCCGTGGCGGTGACGGCGCTGGCGCTGCCGCCGTTTCTGGCGACCAACTGCTGGCTGCACTACCTCGGCTTGGCGGGCGTGTGGCGCGCCTGGCTGCCCTTGAATATCGTGTCCCTCGGCGGCACGGTCTGGATCCTCAGCCTGCTGACCTGGCCGCTCACGCTGCTCCTGGTCCTGGCCGCCTGGCAGCGGCTGGAGCCCGCGCAACTGGAGAGCGACGTGGCGGTCAGCGGCTGGTGGCTGGTTCGCGGCCTGCTCTGGCCGCTGGGACGCGCCGCCCTGGCCCAGGCGGCGGTGCTGACCTTCGTGCTGGCTTTGAATAACTTCGCCGTGCCCGCCATCCTGCAGGTGAAAGTGTTGCCGGCCGAAATCTGGGTGCGCTTCAACACGACTTTCGACACTCCCGGCGCCCTCTGGCAAAGCTGGCCGCTGGTGCTGGCCCCCCTGCTGCTTCTGCTCGGGTTCGCCCGGCGGGAATTGCCCTGGCCGCGAACGCAAGGCGCGGTCTCGGCGAGACTTTTCCGCCAGCAGCTCGGCCCGCGTTGGTTCTGGTGTTGCGGCGCGGGCACCGTCGTTATTTGCCTCCTGTCGGTTGGCCTTCCTGTCTACCAACTGGCTTCGGTCAAACGAACATGGACCGAGTTGGGCGGCGCCCTGGCGGCCGGACAAGGCGCCTTATGGAACTCGTTCACCTGCGCCGCTCTCTCAGCCACGCTCGTAGTGGCCCTGGGCCTGGCCGCCGGGCTGCAAAGCCTCACCCCTCGCAGCCGTTGCTCCGGCAACCCATGCAACCCGTTCAACTCAGTTAACTCCCTGCTGGGGTATCTTGCCTGGCTGCCGTTCCTGCTGTCGGGCGTGTTGCTCGGCATTGTCCTGATTGCCCTGTTGAATCGCCCCTGGTTCTCACTGCTGTATCAAAGCGCCGGGATTGTCATTCTGGCGTTTGTGATCCGGTATCTGGCGCTGGGCTGGAACTCCGTAGCCCACGCGCTGCGGACGGTGGACACCGATCTGACCGACGCCGCCCGGCTGGTGGGCGCGACGCGTTGGCAGATGCTGCGCCATGCGCAATGGCCGCAAATCGCGCCGCAAGTTGCCGCCTCGTGGTATGTCGTCTTCCTGCTCTGCCTCTGGGACGTTGAATCCATGGTCCTGGTCGTCCCGCCCGGGGGCGAAACCCTGGCGCTGCGCATCTTCAACCTCCTGCATTATGGCCACAACGCCCAAGTCAATGCCCTTTGCCTGACGCTGCTGGCACTGGCGGTTACCCCGCTGCTGGCGTGGGCGGTTTGGCGCACGGCGCGCGGCGCGTGGTGTGTGATTGCCTGCAGTGCTGCCCTCGCCCTGACCGGCTGCGCGCCCAATGCCCCCTCAAACGAGGTGTCCCTTCAAAGCCAGCTCTTCCAACGCGCCCGGATTATCGGCTCGCGGGGAGTGGGTGCGGGCGAATTCAGCAAGCCCCGCTCGGTAGCCGTGGACGCGCAAGACAACCTCTACGTCGCGGACATGACCGGCCGCGTGCAGAAGTTCTCCTCCAACGGCGTTTACCAGCTTTCCTGGCAAATGCCGCTGACCGACCTGGGCAAACCCAAAGGCATGGGCCGCGACCGCGACGGGAACATCCTCGTGGTCGAGCCTCACTATCAGCGCGTGAACGTCTTCTCGCCCCTGGGCCAGCTCCTCGCCCAATGGGGCAAACCCGGCACCAACGCCGGCGAGTTCACCTGGCCGCGCGCGATCGCGGTCAACTCCCGCCGCGAAGCGCTCGTGAGCGAATACGGCCTGGTCGAACGCGTGCAGCGGTTCGCCGACCGCGGCAAGCAACTCCTGGCGTGCTTCGGCCGTGCCGGCAATGGCCCCGGCGAGTTCAACCGGCCCGAAGGTCTGTGCGTGGATGCGCAGGACCGCTTCTACGTAGCCGATTCCTGCAACCACCGCGTCCAGGTCTTCGGGAGTGACGGCCAGTTCCTCCGCGCTTACGGCAAAGCCGGCCAGGGCAAGGGCGAATTGAGCTACCCGTATGACATCTGCGTGGATGCCGCGGGACGGCAATACATCTGTGAGTTCGGCAACAGCCGCATCCAGGTCTTCGATGCGAACGGCCAGCCCCTGGAAATCATCGGCGGCCCGGGGGCGGCGCCGGGGCAATTCAGCAACCCCTGGGGCGTGGCGCTTGACTCGGCGGGCAACCTCTACGTAGCCGACTCGCAGAACCACCGGGTGCAGAAGCTCATGCGAAGATGA
- a CDS encoding substrate-binding domain-containing protein, translated as MSTQPPPPKDRGWRGDFFATREVLGHYSSWVMPVVAALIAAGFLPVLNCVMTKGQDKVVAYCAQDQAYAEPIFREFTRQTGIKVRAVHDSEAVKTVGLANRLLAERSHPQCDIFWGNEELRTRQLAARGVFRETNAWAAIGYRSRRIVINTNRLSLAAAPRSLLELTNETWRGKVALAYPQFGTTATHFHTLRQHWGDERWQAWCRALVANQPLLVDGNSVVVRMVGRGEAWIGLTDSDDVVAVGHKDGLPVAQLPMSGETLLIPNTIGLVRGGPNPKAAQRLFEYLQRPEVARQLVAAHALEGVSIREITTPRLEPDWEALLRDLEDTTAKLNRIFLR; from the coding sequence ATGAGCACCCAACCTCCACCCCCCAAAGACCGCGGCTGGCGCGGTGATTTCTTCGCAACGCGCGAGGTCCTCGGGCATTACTCCTCCTGGGTGATGCCCGTCGTCGCCGCTCTTATTGCAGCGGGCTTCCTTCCAGTGCTCAACTGCGTAATGACGAAGGGCCAGGACAAGGTCGTCGCCTACTGCGCCCAGGACCAGGCCTATGCCGAGCCCATCTTCCGCGAGTTCACTCGACAGACCGGCATAAAGGTCCGCGCCGTCCACGACAGCGAAGCGGTCAAGACCGTCGGCCTGGCCAACCGCCTGCTGGCGGAGCGTTCGCATCCTCAGTGCGACATCTTCTGGGGTAACGAAGAGCTGCGCACGCGCCAGTTGGCCGCCCGGGGCGTGTTCCGCGAGACCAACGCCTGGGCCGCGATTGGCTATCGCAGCCGGCGCATCGTCATAAACACCAACCGGCTTTCGCTCGCCGCCGCGCCGCGCTCCCTGCTCGAACTCACCAACGAAACCTGGCGCGGCAAGGTGGCGCTGGCCTACCCGCAGTTCGGCACGACGGCCACACATTTCCATACCCTGCGCCAGCACTGGGGTGACGAGCGCTGGCAAGCGTGGTGCCGGGCGCTGGTGGCGAACCAACCGCTGCTCGTGGACGGCAACTCAGTCGTGGTAAGAATGGTAGGGCGCGGGGAGGCGTGGATCGGGCTGACCGACTCGGACGACGTTGTCGCTGTCGGACACAAGGACGGTTTGCCCGTCGCGCAACTGCCCATGAGCGGGGAGACGCTGTTGATTCCCAACACCATCGGCCTGGTGCGCGGCGGACCGAATCCAAAGGCGGCACAGCGCCTGTTTGAGTATCTGCAACGGCCCGAGGTGGCGCGGCAACTGGTCGCCGCGCACGCCCTCGAAGGGGTCTCGATCCGCGAAATCACCACCCCCAGGCTCGAACCCGATTGGGAAGCCCTGCTGCGCGATCTGGAGGACACCACCGCCAAATTGAACCGGATCTTCCTGAGGTGA
- a CDS encoding VWA domain-containing protein: MHFLAPLAFAFAASIPVVVLFYLLKRKRVVKLVSSTLLWQKFLAETQASAPFQKLRKNWLLILQIVLLTLAVLALSRPYFAAEAKPAQKRVVILDASASMQASDESPSRFEKARAEALKWVDSLKDTDEMVIVLAGATTEVKQSATSEKAALRRALQNSVCSDGPTRLVPALKMAESLVRDLDPRTGPEIHLFSDGAVPELSEFENKALPLIYHRVGKSANNLGITALDVRANPEDARQRAIYVSVANFSPDSRQTELELSLDNRLLETRPLTIPAGETSPQVFMSRQSSDGVFTVRLTAPDELAVDNQASIASLLPKPVKVLLVTRGNRLLEKALRAAPNVELASATDLTDPAAGFDFVVLDDVTPTVWPRGSVLAIHVVNTNWLAGVRRAEAPAIVDWRSAHPLLRYASFDNVQVVQGLTAQTPSWAVSLVETPQAPLILAGELGRQRILWIGFDVLESNWPLRVSFPIFIANAVEWLNPATARGDQLLVKAGDPLRLALTEPARSAQITLPDGAARALALDPTANELVFGDTHRQGVYRLRLGTNDTAFCVNLLDAVESNIKPRDELQLGQYTKVSATTTKRANMELWRTIAALALLVLLGEWWYYHRRTV; the protein is encoded by the coding sequence ATGCACTTTCTAGCCCCACTCGCGTTTGCCTTCGCCGCCTCCATTCCAGTGGTGGTCCTGTTCTACCTGCTGAAGCGCAAACGGGTGGTGAAGCTGGTTTCGAGCACGTTGCTGTGGCAGAAGTTCCTGGCGGAGACCCAAGCCAGCGCGCCGTTTCAGAAGCTCCGCAAAAACTGGCTGCTGATCCTGCAGATCGTCCTGCTGACCCTGGCAGTACTGGCCCTGTCGCGTCCGTATTTCGCCGCGGAGGCCAAGCCGGCCCAGAAGCGCGTGGTTATTTTGGACGCTTCGGCTTCAATGCAGGCCAGCGACGAATCCCCATCCCGCTTCGAGAAGGCCCGCGCCGAGGCTTTGAAATGGGTAGACAGCCTCAAGGATACCGATGAGATGGTGATTGTTCTCGCGGGCGCGACTACCGAGGTTAAACAGTCCGCCACCAGCGAAAAGGCCGCCCTGCGCCGCGCGCTGCAGAACTCCGTTTGCTCGGATGGGCCGACGCGCCTCGTGCCGGCTCTCAAGATGGCCGAATCGCTCGTGCGGGATCTCGATCCGAGGACCGGCCCGGAGATTCACCTCTTCAGCGATGGTGCGGTGCCTGAACTGAGTGAGTTTGAGAACAAGGCTTTGCCGCTGATCTACCATCGGGTCGGCAAGAGCGCGAACAACCTTGGCATCACCGCGCTGGACGTGCGCGCAAATCCCGAGGATGCCCGTCAACGCGCGATCTACGTCAGCGTGGCTAACTTCTCTCCCGACAGCCGGCAGACGGAGTTGGAGCTGTCGCTCGACAACCGCCTGCTGGAGACCCGCCCGCTGACTATTCCGGCAGGCGAGACTTCGCCCCAGGTGTTCATGTCCAGGCAATCGAGCGACGGCGTTTTCACGGTCCGACTGACCGCCCCGGACGAATTGGCCGTGGACAACCAGGCCTCGATTGCCAGCCTTTTGCCGAAACCGGTGAAGGTGCTGCTGGTCACGCGCGGTAACCGGCTGTTGGAGAAGGCGTTGCGCGCGGCGCCGAATGTGGAATTGGCCAGCGCCACTGACCTGACAGACCCAGCTGCCGGGTTCGACTTCGTTGTCCTCGATGATGTGACCCCGACGGTCTGGCCCCGGGGCAGTGTTCTGGCCATTCACGTAGTCAACACCAACTGGCTTGCAGGAGTCAGGCGCGCCGAGGCGCCGGCTATCGTGGATTGGAGGTCCGCGCATCCACTCCTGCGCTATGCGAGTTTTGACAATGTCCAGGTGGTGCAGGGCCTCACCGCGCAAACGCCGAGTTGGGCGGTGTCGCTGGTCGAGACGCCCCAGGCCCCGCTGATCCTGGCGGGCGAACTGGGCCGGCAACGCATCCTGTGGATCGGCTTCGACGTGCTGGAGAGCAACTGGCCGCTGCGCGTCTCCTTCCCCATCTTCATTGCCAACGCGGTGGAGTGGTTAAACCCGGCGACCGCCCGGGGCGACCAACTGCTGGTCAAAGCCGGCGACCCGCTCAGGCTGGCGCTGACAGAGCCGGCGCGCAGCGCGCAAATCACCTTGCCCGACGGAGCGGCCAGGGCGCTGGCGCTCGACCCGACGGCAAACGAGCTCGTGTTCGGCGACACCCATCGGCAAGGCGTTTACCGTCTGCGCCTGGGAACCAACGACACAGCCTTCTGTGTCAATCTGCTCGACGCGGTGGAAAGCAACATCAAACCCCGGGACGAGCTGCAGTTGGGCCAATACACCAAAGTCAGCGCGACCACCACGAAGCGGGCCAACATGGAACTCTGGCGCACCATCGCCGCCCTCGCACTCCTGGTCCTCCTGGGCGAGTGGTGGTACTACCATCGGAGGACGGTATGA
- a CDS encoding DUF58 domain-containing protein: MPDPLLTPELLRRLEQFQLLAARRTKSSSRGERRSRARGQSVEFADYRNYVHGDDFRYLDWNLYGRLERLFLKLYEEERELPVRIFLDASESMTFGEPRKFDFARQVAAAIGYVALSGFDRVSVIPFPDLANDANADPSAGIAELAARGALRSVRGKRSAWQFFRNLSALTAGGAANLNETLRRGALGARRAGLAVVLSDFLDPAGYEPGLTALLGRGFQVDLVQILAPDELAPTSFGDLRLVDSETGTTQEVTFGRFRLKAYRQTVQNFVQRLREYCQARGVSFFTASSDTDLPELLLKQLRQAEVWG; encoded by the coding sequence ATGCCTGACCCGCTGCTGACGCCGGAGCTTCTGCGCCGCCTCGAGCAGTTCCAGCTGCTCGCTGCGCGCCGGACCAAAAGCTCGTCCAGGGGCGAACGCCGCAGCCGCGCGCGGGGGCAGTCGGTCGAATTCGCCGATTACCGCAATTACGTCCACGGCGACGATTTCCGCTACCTGGACTGGAACCTCTACGGCCGGCTGGAGCGGCTGTTCCTTAAGCTCTATGAAGAGGAGCGCGAGCTGCCGGTCCGCATCTTCCTCGATGCCAGCGAATCCATGACCTTTGGCGAGCCGCGCAAGTTCGACTTCGCCCGGCAGGTGGCAGCCGCCATCGGCTATGTCGCCCTTTCAGGCTTCGACCGGGTGAGCGTGATTCCCTTTCCCGACCTGGCCAATGACGCCAACGCCGACCCCAGCGCGGGCATCGCGGAACTTGCCGCACGCGGCGCCCTGCGTTCCGTCCGCGGCAAGAGATCGGCCTGGCAGTTCTTCCGGAATCTCAGCGCGCTCACGGCCGGAGGCGCGGCCAATCTCAACGAAACCCTGCGCCGGGGCGCGCTGGGGGCCCGCCGCGCCGGCCTGGCGGTGGTGTTGAGCGACTTTCTGGACCCGGCCGGTTATGAGCCCGGGCTGACCGCCCTGCTCGGCCGGGGCTTCCAGGTGGACCTGGTGCAGATTCTTGCCCCGGATGAACTGGCCCCGACGAGCTTTGGCGACTTGCGCCTGGTGGATTCTGAAACCGGCACCACGCAGGAGGTCACCTTCGGCCGCTTCCGGCTCAAGGCCTATCGGCAGACCGTGCAGAACTTCGTGCAACGGCTGCGGGAATACTGCCAGGCCCGCGGCGTCAGCTTCTTCACGGCGAGCTCCGACACCGATTTGCCGGAGCTGCTGCTCAAGCAACTGCGCCAGGCCGAAGTTTGGGGCTAG